The uncultured Dysgonomonas sp. genome contains the following window.
TCATCCCATGCTCTTGGCACATTCTTCATATACTCCTGTACATAATCCGGTTGCTTCTCCATACTTTCAGGTATTTCGACATAATGCTGAATACCCGATTGGAAAAGAACAGTCAATGCAATTTCGAATCCGTTGGATGTACGACGCTGTATATTCGGTATCTCTCCAAAGCAAACAGGAGTAAAGTCCATAGGGCCAACTACATTTCGAGCAAAAACGGCTGTCGCACAATGTTGCGGAGCAAGATCGGCGGTTTCCTGAGAGAAAGTTATAAACTCGAAGCCTTTAATAGACTCCAGTGTCATCAGGTTAGGGAATGTGCGGCTCCAGCCACGAGGCACAGTAGTACCATGGAAGTTGAGCATCAGTTTATAATCTGCAGCATCCTGCATCATATCATAGTAATACTGGATAGCCGAAGGACCATCGCCCGGCCAGAAATCAACTTTAAGACCGGCAATACCCATCTTACTCACCTTTTCGAATTCGGCTCTGCGAGCCTCTCTTGTCAATAATGCATTCTTCGGGGTTTGATACGTTGTGTTCCAATCTCCTGCCGAATTATACCACAAAAGAAGTTTTACATTCTTAGTCTTAGCATAATCTATAAGCTCTTGTATTTTTTCGTAACCAATCACCGTATCCCAAAGTCCATCTACCAGAACATATTCCCATGTCATTTTAGCTGCATAATCGATATATTGTTTCTGGCGATCGTAATTAACAGACGGGTCTTTTTCTACACCCCAGCTCCATGCTACAATGCCCGGTTTTACAAAGCTTGCATCTTTCACGCGACTTGGTTCGGAAACGTCTGTTACCATCGAACTTTCTATTATGTCATTCAACTGCCCCAGCATAATTACACGCCATGGTGAACGTAACGGCAATTTAGAAATTGGAGTTACCGGGTCGGTAGGTTTCACAGTCTCTCCCTGTTGCGGAAATTCGATAAAATATTCTCCCTCAGGGCTATGTTGAGCCAGGCGTGTACCACAATATGAAGGGTCTAATCCGGCTTCGGAAAGCAATACCCATGTTTCGCCCGTATTATATAAAGCGGGGAAACTCCATCCTGCTTTTTTAGGGGCTTCTGTTCCTACAGGAATATCTGTAATATAATTATCTTCATAGCTTGGACATGTTTGCGCCCAGCAGTTTTTCACATCGTCGTGCGGATGCAACCATGCCTTAGTTGTTGTTGCAAAGCGGAACGATGTATTCTCTTTCTCTATGGTCTTTTCATCGGTAGATGTTTCATCAAAGGCATAGCGGAAAGCAACACCATTGTCTCCGATATGGAAAGTGATAGTCATTTCTTTTCCTTCCGGATTTTTCACTTTCACATCCCATTCATTTGCCTTAAAGCTATTGCTTTGTCTTTTCTCGGCAGGAGTAACATAAGTCTCCTGAACACTACGTTTAGCCCCGACACTTACAATCTCCAGAGAAGAAAAATCTGCATCGCTTCTTACCAATCCTAAGACTGACGGTTCGATTGCAGTTACGCCATCTTTCTTTATGGTATATTTCAACACTTTTGCAGAATCCTGATTCAATTCTACAGTTATCTTTCCATCAGGACTAGTTAATGCATCTTGCGTTGAAGAACATGACACCAACAATCCGATAATAAAGAGAGAAAACAATCCCCCTAATACTTTTTTCATGGTAATTAATTTATTATTTATTGATTCAGCTTTTTTATAACTCTGGCAGGGTTGCCTACAGCCAAACTGTCGGCGGGAATATCTTTAGTCACTACAGCTCCTGCTCCTATCACCGAACGATCACCGATTGTTACACCGGGACAAATAGTAGAATGTCCGCCTATCCAACAATCTTTTCCTATAACTATAGGTTTACATACTTCCCATTGTTTGCGATCTTCAATATCGAGTGGATGACAGGCCGTGTATATATGTACTCCGGGCGCGATTAACGTATTGGCTCCTATCTTCACTGTTCCACCATCAAGAATGACGGCGCCGGTGTTGATGAAAACATTCTCTTCGGCATATATAAATTCACCATAGTCACAGAAGAAAGGAGGTTCAAGATGGAGGTCTTTTGCCGAATTAGGACACAGTTCGTTTATCACCTCCTGAAATTTATCGGTATAATATTCCGTCACATTCAACTTGTGAAGTATCGGCTTTATCTTCGCTCGATGCCCGATCATCTCTTCTCCATGAGCCCAATAAGGCTCTCCGGCAGCCATTTTCTCCTTCTCTGTTTTCATTTATATATCAGCGATTAGTTTAGATCTCCTTGAAACACTATATAAGTGTACCAAATACACTTGCAAGATAGAAAATAAGTGTTATCAAATACACTTATTTAGACATGTTATAAAACATATTATTTCTTACAAATCTGGTTATCAGCTATGCTTAAAAGCCAAAACTGCTTTATTACTAATTAGCAATAAAGCAGTTTTGCCATAAGATTGAGAATTACTTGGTCTTTTTACCCCAGTAAGTTTTAAAATTACCTCCATAAGCAGCATAAACTATAGTATGCGTTCTGGGATTGGCTTCCCAATCCACTTCACGTTGCAGATATAATTCTACACCATTCACTGTCAGTACCTGTTTATCGGCATCGTAGCTCCATGAAGCATCTTTCCATGTACCTTCCGAAACGGTATGTTCTGCCGTCAAGGTCATTACAGACGATTCCTTTTGTTTTCCGTAACTATATGACAAATCGATATGTTCCCAGTTACCGACCAATTCTTCTTCAGTAATAGCGACTTGCGGTACAGCCCCATAACGTTCCGGCATAACTAAAGGCCACCCGTCTTTTGTCCAGCGAATACTGCGGACATGTCCCATCATAATATAATTATCTACACTTTCAGGTAAACGTCCCTGTGAGGAGTAGAACCAGTTGCCACTTCCATCGTTAAATATAGCACAGTGTGCAATACCAACCCAACCGTTGCTGTTAGCAAACTTATACGGATGAGTAACCACAGGAAGCATGTCTCCGCCCGTAGTTACATTCGTACCATCAATGCCTAGATATGGTCCTGTAATACTCTTCGAACGCGCTACGCGGGTATTATAAGGAACGCCTAATGCATCATAGGCTACAAACAGATAATAATAACCTGTTTCGGGATTGTAAACCACTTCCGGGCCTTCACTCGCCTGCCAGCGATTTCCGGCCTGACGTGTAAATATCAATTGTCCGTATTCGGCAGGGGCACTGGTACCTGCCCACGGAACGCCCAAACTTTGTTTTGGCATGCCATCTGCCGCATTCAGTTCCATAGCTACAATACCACTGTGCCACGAACCGTAGATAAGCCAGTGTGCTCCCTCAGGAGTAACTATATATGAAGGGTCGATAGCGTTCCATTTGTAGTAACAGTTAGCCCAGTCGTCTGCCCGCACATTAAAGTTAAGTCCTTTATCCGAAGCATTGGTAACTACATATCCTTTGTCTACCCAGCCATCATTATTCGCCGGATCGGTGTTTTCCATCATACCGATAAAGGCGCGTTCGCCCCAAGTACCTTCGCCGTTAAGCAGCCCCGGGCAAATAATCGAGTAATACATGCGATACAAATCGTCATTCACCTTATGTACACTAGGCGCCCAATATCCGAACTCACTCTCGCTGGTACTGGTAGTTTCTCCCAACCCCATCTCTTTACGGATTTCATTCAATTCAGGAATAACCCACTGCGGTAGTTCTTTCATCGTTCCGCCGAGATATTCCCAATACACAAGGTCTTTGGAACGGCGGGCATGAAAATGTCCATGTCCGGCATGCGCATTTCCGTATGAAGCGTCTGTCTGGTACATATAATAATAACCGTCTTTGGCCAACACCACCGAAGGATCATGTACATTGGCCAGATTCCACTGGCTACGGCTGTCCCAGGCGGCGATACTTGCATAATTATCTGCATAGGCAGGTGCCTTATATTGAGCCAATTGTTCTTCTAAAGAGCCTTCGCCAGTCAACACCTCTATTTCGGACGAATAAGCTACTCCCCCGTTATAAATACTTACAAAGGCGCGTACATAATAGGTAGTATTTCCTTGTAAACCTGTAAGTGTAGCGGTAAAAGATTCATTGCCCGTAGCAACAACCGTTGCATCATAAATATTCGGATTGGCTTTAGTACTATAGCAAAAACCACGCTTAGATAATATTACCCCTTTTGCAGAAGACAATGTAGCCTGCAACTGTGCCGACGAATAGGTTATTTCCGAAACAACAGGTGTTTCTATAATTACGCCTTGTTCTCCAAAATCCTTATCATCGTCGCTGCACGCCCCAAGAAGGAGCGAGCAGATAACTAATAAGCTAAACCATTTATAGTGTTTCATACATTTTTCATTTTTAAAGTTCTTAACCTCAACATATCCTTCTATTCAGATGCCACAGATAGTTCCCAACCCGGATTTTGTCTAAGATTCGGAGCCTTCTTCACTTCTGCATCAGGCAACGGGAAGTAATAATTTTTGGGGCTGTTGAATGCGCGGGTAGGATGTTTCTGAGCTCCTCCGTATGTGTAAACGGTTGAAAGTTCAGGAGTAACTGTTACACCATAAATATTATACACCTGCTTGTAACGAGGTAAACTTTTTTCGCTACTGATAGTCTGATTTGCAAACAACTTCCAGCGACGTTCGTCAAAGAAACGGTGATCTTCGAAACAAAATTCTACACGGCGTTCATTACGGATACGTTCGCGAAGCTGTTCCTTTGTCATGCCCTTATAAGGCGGCATACCTACACGGGCACGCACCTGATTTACATACTGGTAAGCCTGATCGGGACCAGAAGCCTCATTAATCGCTTCGGCTGCATTCAACAAAATTTCAGCATAACGGAAGATAGGACAGGCATGGTTGTATGTAGAAGGGCTTTTGAACGACATATTGTTCAGGAACTTCTTTGTATAATATCCGGTCAGTGTGCCCCCATGCAACTGCTGATAGTCTTTTCCGTCAGGGTATGATACATCTACAGCGCGTTGCTCTTCCTGCAAAGGATCGCCCCAGATGGACCCGTTGTGCAGAATGGTCTGCTCCAGACGCGGGTCACGGTTCGCATACGGATTCTGGTCATTATAAGTAGGGTCCTGGTCGATTGGCAGGCCATTGATGGTTTCATAGCTATCTACCAGATTCTGGGTCGGATTGGTGCGCCCTGTAGAACTTGCTGTACCGCTGAAACCGCAAGGAGCAAGAAACAACTCTATCTGATAGGTATTCCATACCGAACGAGTCAGCATATACTCGTCATTATAGTATGGAGTAGTTACAAAGCACTCATAATAATTCTTATTGGGATTATTATCACTTGTAGTATACAATTTGTAACGATTGCTATGTTTTGCATTTTCTGTAATTAAATCCAATGCCGCTGTCGCAGCTTCCTGCCAGTATTCAGTCTTGTTATCGGGATTGTGGAGTGCAGAAGCCCTGTACAATAAAGCTCTTGATTTTAAAGCATAAGCGGCAGCTCCATTTACACGCCCCCAGTTTTCATCTTCGTTGCTATAACGGTATGGCAACTGATTTTTCACAGCATCACACTCATCGGCAATCCATTTCAAAGCATCAGCACTACTTGTGCGCGGACGGTTCATGGCCTCTGTGTCACTTGGGTCAAATACGATAGGTATTCCATTCTCATCATTACCGATAACCGGCACATCGCCAAACCAGCAGGCGATGTCGAAATGGAAGATAGCACGAAGCAGGCGGGCCTCAGCGATATTACGATCGTACAGATGATTATCGTCTCCTGTTTTTTCCGAATTGCCAATCACTGACGAGCGGGCATTCTTCATAAACTGGTTTGCCGCGCGGATACCTTTAAAATTCTTCGGCCAGAAATCCTTGGCAAACGGGTGATCTGCCGCCGAGTAACTGTCGGTAAGCACACTATGATAATAATGTACATCCCAGAAAGACAACGAATTATCCGTCATGCAGTCACGTGACGCAGCCAGAAATTGTCCATTATTATATCCGGCAAAGGCATCGGGCAAATAAGTATAAATATTTGCCAGGAAACCCCGCGTATTCTCAAAGCTACTGAATACCTGTTCGTCCGATAAGGACAAATCCACTTCTTTGCTCAGATAATCACTACATGAATGATTACTTAATAGCAACAGTACTGTGGTTATATATATTGCAATCTTTTTCATTTTATATTCCTTGTTTATTCTTGAATTAAGGTCTCAGACCTTTTTATTGCTTTTGCATGTATAATAGCAACAATATAGTATGTCTGAAAACAATGCTTTAAATATTTCACCTTACTTAGAAGCCAATGTTTATACCAAATGAGAACGAACGGGTTTTCGGATACCACCAGCAATAGCTCATCGGCTTTTCCGGATCCAGGCCTTTTGGCAAATGGCTCCAGGTATATAGATTGTACCCGCTAAAATAGATACGGCATTTAGTAAGGTTAGCCTTGGCTATAAGCTTCTTAGGGAGGGAATAGCCAACTTCGATATTCCGTAACGATAAGTAGTCTCCATTCACGATCCAGATATCATTCTGATATGTGCCTGTACTACGGTCGCTGTCAATAGCATTGAAACCTCCATAAGTAGGACGCGGGTAAGTAGCATTGATGTTACGGGAATCGGTAGGATCATCGTTATAATACCCCCAAGCCTTGGTTACTTCGTGAGTACCCATGTTACTCCATCCCGAATAGCTGACAGCAGGAGACAGGAATACTGAACGATTCAGGTAAGCAGTGAGTATGGCACGGGCATCGAATCCGGCATATTCAAACCCGAAAGTCATAGATGGGGTCAGTTCGGGAATGATAGTATAAGTATCGGGCACCATATCATTAGAGTCAATCTGACGGTCGCCGTTCAAATCCTTAAACACTGCCGTACCTAATTGTTGAGAACCATTCGAAGCTGTATTGTACGGATATTTATGCGGATTATCTATAGCATCCTGCTGACTGGTTGCAATCAGATTAGGATCGCTAGCCCAACTATCGAATTTATAAATATTCCAACCTCCGACACTTCCGTTGAATGGTATTTCGTAGAGGTCGGCAACCGATGTATAATCACGGATACGGTCACCTGTTTTGCGCTGCCAAGCCACATTCGGTTCTGTTTCATCCATTTCGGTAATCTTATTGGTATTGTAGGACAACATACCTTCGATAAAGTAATTCACCTTACCTATATTACCACGATGACCGAGGGACAATTCCAGACCTTTAGATTCAACTTTTCCGTAAGAATCCTGAGCCACTGCCACTCCCACTATACTAGGAATAGTAGAACGGTCTATCAGTATATTCGAACGCCACTCTTTGAATGCATCAAACGACCCGTAAAGCTTCTTATTCCAGAAGTCGAAGTCTAAACCCACATTTAGCATTTCCGAAAGTTCCCACTTGTTGTTATTGCTACCTGCCAGACTTTCATAAATACCACTGATGCTAGAACTGGAAGTACCAAAGTTATAACCTGTACCTGAACCATAAGTGCTCTGATATGGATAACGATTGGCTCCTGTAGTAGACTGGCCGGATGTACCATATGACGCACGAAGTTTGAGTAAATTAATATTCTTGTTTTTCAGCCATGATTCTTCCGAGGCTACCCAACCGATGGATGTTCCCCAGAAAGTACCCCAACGGTCGTCAGGAGCAAAATTGTCACAACCCATATAGGAAAGGTTACCTGAGAAAATATACCTGCTGTCATACACATAAGTAGCCTGTCCGTTGTACGACATGAAACGATTGGAGGACTGATTGGCATAGTTGGTACTCTCGATCCGGTTCACTGCATTCTGATAGGTACGGAAGAATGCCCGGGCTCCCACATTGTGTTTACCAAAAGTCTTATCGTAAGAGAACCCTGCATTGAAATTGAGATTGTAATAGTTGCCGCGTTCGTTAGCCGTCGGATCTGACAATGCCGAGTAAGAGGTCATTTGAGACAATTTAAATTCAGACGGGTCGGTAACCAAAGGATTTGAATAATCATAATAATAAGAGTTGATACTATTGTGCTGCGTAGATTCAAATACATCGTAAGCATCGAAACTCACCATTGCATTTGCTTTCAGACCGGGAACCAATTCTCCCAGGTCGCCTGTCACATTCACGGTCGAATACAGGTTACGGCGACGGTTCTTTTCCTGACCTGATGAAGCTAATAATCGCGCCGGGTTATTAGCCGTATTAGATGAATATATTTGTCCGCCCGGAGTATATACCGGCTCCATCGGATTGGCTTCCACCGCACCGAAGGTCACCAGGCTGAATACACCTGTTGTCGGTTGCGTAATATTATCGATACGTCCCCCTAAATCCAATGATACGTTCAAATACTTGTTCACATCAATGTCCAGATTCGAACGGAGGTTATAACGGTTCAATGTATGAGACGTATTGTAACCTTCGTTATAATTCGTCCATTTGTCATTCCACATTCCCTCCTGACGAAGGTAAGAGAATGAAACGTAATAACGCGCACGGGCGTTACCGCCACT
Protein-coding sequences here:
- a CDS encoding glycoside hydrolase family 97 protein: MKKVLGGLFSLFIIGLLVSCSSTQDALTSPDGKITVELNQDSAKVLKYTIKKDGVTAIEPSVLGLVRSDADFSSLEIVSVGAKRSVQETYVTPAEKRQSNSFKANEWDVKVKNPEGKEMTITFHIGDNGVAFRYAFDETSTDEKTIEKENTSFRFATTTKAWLHPHDDVKNCWAQTCPSYEDNYITDIPVGTEAPKKAGWSFPALYNTGETWVLLSEAGLDPSYCGTRLAQHSPEGEYFIEFPQQGETVKPTDPVTPISKLPLRSPWRVIMLGQLNDIIESSMVTDVSEPSRVKDASFVKPGIVAWSWGVEKDPSVNYDRQKQYIDYAAKMTWEYVLVDGLWDTVIGYEKIQELIDYAKTKNVKLLLWYNSAGDWNTTYQTPKNALLTREARRAEFEKVSKMGIAGLKVDFWPGDGPSAIQYYYDMMQDAADYKLMLNFHGTTVPRGWSRTFPNLMTLESIKGFEFITFSQETADLAPQHCATAVFARNVVGPMDFTPVCFGEIPNIQRRTSNGFEIALTVLFQSGIQHYVEIPESMEKQPDYVQEYMKNVPRAWDDIKFIDGFPAKYAVFARKAGDKWYIAGINAETAVKTLELDLSKLNISKEGTMITDGDTNRTFSQKQVSLNSGKLNVEIQPNGGFVIVF
- a CDS encoding sugar O-acetyltransferase, yielding MKTEKEKMAAGEPYWAHGEEMIGHRAKIKPILHKLNVTEYYTDKFQEVINELCPNSAKDLHLEPPFFCDYGEFIYAEENVFINTGAVILDGGTVKIGANTLIAPGVHIYTACHPLDIEDRKQWEVCKPIVIGKDCWIGGHSTICPGVTIGDRSVIGAGAVVTKDIPADSLAVGNPARVIKKLNQ
- a CDS encoding arabinan endo-1,5-alpha-L-arabinosidase, which codes for MKHYKWFSLLVICSLLLGACSDDDKDFGEQGVIIETPVVSEITYSSAQLQATLSSAKGVILSKRGFCYSTKANPNIYDATVVATGNESFTATLTGLQGNTTYYVRAFVSIYNGGVAYSSEIEVLTGEGSLEEQLAQYKAPAYADNYASIAAWDSRSQWNLANVHDPSVVLAKDGYYYMYQTDASYGNAHAGHGHFHARRSKDLVYWEYLGGTMKELPQWVIPELNEIRKEMGLGETTSTSESEFGYWAPSVHKVNDDLYRMYYSIICPGLLNGEGTWGERAFIGMMENTDPANNDGWVDKGYVVTNASDKGLNFNVRADDWANCYYKWNAIDPSYIVTPEGAHWLIYGSWHSGIVAMELNAADGMPKQSLGVPWAGTSAPAEYGQLIFTRQAGNRWQASEGPEVVYNPETGYYYLFVAYDALGVPYNTRVARSKSITGPYLGIDGTNVTTGGDMLPVVTHPYKFANSNGWVGIAHCAIFNDGSGNWFYSSQGRLPESVDNYIMMGHVRSIRWTKDGWPLVMPERYGAVPQVAITEEELVGNWEHIDLSYSYGKQKESSVMTLTAEHTVSEGTWKDASWSYDADKQVLTVNGVELYLQREVDWEANPRTHTIVYAAYGGNFKTYWGKKTK
- a CDS encoding RagB/SusD family nutrient uptake outer membrane protein gives rise to the protein MKKIAIYITTVLLLLSNHSCSDYLSKEVDLSLSDEQVFSSFENTRGFLANIYTYLPDAFAGYNNGQFLAASRDCMTDNSLSFWDVHYYHSVLTDSYSAADHPFAKDFWPKNFKGIRAANQFMKNARSSVIGNSEKTGDDNHLYDRNIAEARLLRAIFHFDIACWFGDVPVIGNDENGIPIVFDPSDTEAMNRPRTSSADALKWIADECDAVKNQLPYRYSNEDENWGRVNGAAAYALKSRALLYRASALHNPDNKTEYWQEAATAALDLITENAKHSNRYKLYTTSDNNPNKNYYECFVTTPYYNDEYMLTRSVWNTYQIELFLAPCGFSGTASSTGRTNPTQNLVDSYETINGLPIDQDPTYNDQNPYANRDPRLEQTILHNGSIWGDPLQEEQRAVDVSYPDGKDYQQLHGGTLTGYYTKKFLNNMSFKSPSTYNHACPIFRYAEILLNAAEAINEASGPDQAYQYVNQVRARVGMPPYKGMTKEQLRERIRNERRVEFCFEDHRFFDERRWKLFANQTISSEKSLPRYKQVYNIYGVTVTPELSTVYTYGGAQKHPTRAFNSPKNYYFPLPDAEVKKAPNLRQNPGWELSVASE
- a CDS encoding TonB-dependent receptor, whose amino-acid sequence is MYTSINNIKNKLAGISKFLLMGVFIFVTCNIWAQEEQVLKGRIVDSEGKPIAGAVVNVAEQSRIALSDEDGYFSLKNVKLDDELCVSSVGYKNATGTAEFSGAFQIMMEPDLDEFLHTMPVPFGRKPKKFMTEATSVVTGEELQKHPISVLQNAFTSTLSGVQTYEWSSEPGWTETTMYVRGLRTMNKNARSPLVIVDNVERDLSFLDAFPIENITVLKDAAATAIYGMRGANGVIMVTTKRGAAGKTKIDFTQEIGFQMLSNKFETQNSYNMALTRNQVRYLDGLDPMYTDAQVEMYRRVSSGEKLTGVDQYKYFNTNWFEELYRETAPLYKTNMQISGGNARARYYVSFSYLRQEGMWNDKWTNYNEGYNTSHTLNRYNLRSNLDIDVNKYLNVSLDLGGRIDNITQPTTGVFSLVTFGAVEANPMEPVYTPGGQIYSSNTANNPARLLASSGQEKNRRRNLYSTVNVTGDLGELVPGLKANAMVSFDAYDVFESTQHNSINSYYYDYSNPLVTDPSEFKLSQMTSYSALSDPTANERGNYYNLNFNAGFSYDKTFGKHNVGARAFFRTYQNAVNRIESTNYANQSSNRFMSYNGQATYVYDSRYIFSGNLSYMGCDNFAPDDRWGTFWGTSIGWVASEESWLKNKNINLLKLRASYGTSGQSTTGANRYPYQSTYGSGTGYNFGTSSSSISGIYESLAGSNNNKWELSEMLNVGLDFDFWNKKLYGSFDAFKEWRSNILIDRSTIPSIVGVAVAQDSYGKVESKGLELSLGHRGNIGKVNYFIEGMLSYNTNKITEMDETEPNVAWQRKTGDRIRDYTSVADLYEIPFNGSVGGWNIYKFDSWASDPNLIATSQQDAIDNPHKYPYNTASNGSQQLGTAVFKDLNGDRQIDSNDMVPDTYTIIPELTPSMTFGFEYAGFDARAILTAYLNRSVFLSPAVSYSGWSNMGTHEVTKAWGYYNDDPTDSRNINATYPRPTYGGFNAIDSDRSTGTYQNDIWIVNGDYLSLRNIEVGYSLPKKLIAKANLTKCRIYFSGYNLYTWSHLPKGLDPEKPMSYCWWYPKTRSFSFGINIGF